Within Anopheles nili chromosome 3, idAnoNiliSN_F5_01, whole genome shotgun sequence, the genomic segment GGTGTACCAATTAATGACCGACCGTAAATAATAAACGcataataaaaccaaaaactgCAATGAGGCCAGCCAAGTGCGACTCTCGAAAGTTAAAGCCCATTAAGATGGAGAAGGAGCAATGGCCATTCAGGTCGTGCAGGCACGCGGTCATGCCCGACGATCGCGCACAGTTAGAgacgattttgttttcataacaCAACGCGAACAAGAGAACGCGGTGTTTGAGAGGCTTCGTTGGATATGATAGAAGTCAGCCTGGTCCATAGCTCACACAGCCGCACTCGATAGCCCCATGGGTCTGGGTTTTCAAATGGTCCATTGCCATTCAACCTTCTAATGCTCGTTATCAATGCATGCCCCTTAAGAACATTGCCCTGTTGGGTTCTCGGGGGTGCATTTCGGGGTCGTACCAAAACCTTTTCTCTTCCGACGATGACTCGTCGTAACGGTCCCTGAATGCTAACCGGAACCAACATATAACAGTGGTGCGCATTACAACATCAAATCAACCTCCATAAACCCCCTGCAGAACAAAGCAATATAAGCAGCAAGAGAAACTGTCGTGATCTTGATTTAGCTACCCAGGCAATTCTGTAGGTTTGTTGTATCATTGCGGGTGTGATGGTGAGCTTATCATTCGTTGCCTGCACCACTTATACGAAGCATGCCCACAAATAGCCCTACGCTGTGGTGTGACATTTTCAATGCATTATCTTTTGCTCGGTGCATCCCCGAGGCAGGACGGTAACCTCAGTGTGAGGCTTTGCGAAGAATATGAGCTGCATTTCCTTCCTTGTGTTGTGAAATCATAGGCACGGatgggtgatggagacatgaAACAAACAAGTGACACTTAGACGTGATTGCGACAGGACAATCGGGAAGCAATTTTTCAGTTTTATATAGAAGGGTGGGAATGTGAATCATCGAGAGTACAACCAGCCTATATTGGCAAAAATGGTACTATCTTCAAATGTTAGGGCAATGGACCGAAGATAATTGGAAAAGCGACACGTTGACACAGCTTCTCGTTGCAGTAACGATATCAGAACTTGTTCGAAAAAGGAATGCATCGTTGCGAACACCTTATAAGCTAGGAAGCTGGTAAGCACACGCCTGTCGCCTTGTTGTAATCGATCGGTCAAAACACAAGTGAACGTAATTAATTTGCTGCAAATGACGTTGTTTtccgatcgctcgatcgacagCTCTGGAATGGCATTTAGAAGAGAAACAATTAGCTATTTCCTGTGCCCGTGTTCCACGAACTCGCCCTGTAAGCATTTCTTCTGTGAAATATAAACAAATTGCGCTGGAATGGGATAAAAGAACAAAGAAGGCTGCAATCGACAATGGGCTGTGATTTATCGTTGCCCTTCGCGAACCTTGTAGATAGCAGGTTTTATCGAGAAGCTCACAGCTTGGTGGACCTGATAGACGACAACAAAGCCCTCTGAAGTTCGAATTAAAACGTTGTGAGCGATATACTCCACCACAACGCGATGTAATGTCACCTTGAAATATGATACACGGGTTTGATGATGGGACACATGTCTTCCGCATTACGTAGATCTTCATCCTTCTATCAGTACCTTCTCCGGTACCTCGTTGATTGCTGATAGAGTCAGGCAATTTCATAACAATTCCAAATTCTTCGCGCGTCCGCGATCATCACAATCGATGATTCAtcagaaaaaatgcaaaaacaaaacagaaaataaatggGTTCCGCTGTGCCGTAGAAACAGAAGCTCCGATTGCCTCACACAGGGTTATGCTAATTAGATGCTTCTTCCTTACGCTGGTCGTCAGTCGTGTCCTAGTCTGCCTGCGTACCGTTACCAAGCGAATTATCATACTACTCCTGCCCAGCTGCCCGCTAATTTCTATTCCGtgtcttttgtttgttcactTTCCTCCACAGATACGACGTCATCCGCACCTGCAGTTGCGCTAACGGTGTCAGGAACTTCAGTGCGCTTTCAGTGGAATAACGCAAGGCTGAGTGCGAATGTGATCAAAAGAAAGCTCGTACGGGTGAGTGGGTGAAGATCTTACCCAACAGACCTGCTGCTGGGTGATGAAAAATCTGCCATGGATCAGTGATACAAACTGTCcagaacaaagaaaacaattgcaTCGCAGGACGACGATCTGCTAGGAAACCTTCAAGTGTGTATATATCGTCGATCGTGTGTTAAACGTGAGATCGTGCGCTGTGGAtgttttgcacgtcatcatcCATGTTGGTGTGATCTGATCAGTGAAGTTGGTTGATTAGTGCCAACAACGAGTGGACTAACGTGATCGCGCAGATCGCGCAGTTAGTATATTCTAAACAACGTGGTGTTAGAGtgaaacacagacacacacctAGACGGTGCCAAAGTGGTCTTAGTTGAGCACGTCTGTTAGTTTATGAATGAAATCTCCTCACCCCGGAggcgagggaaaaagaaaagcaaccccGTAGATATTTCACGTCCGCGCGCATGTGCAAGCGTTGCAGcaagaaaagtgaaacataTCGACGAACGATTGAGGTGTGTTAGTGATACGTGCAAGAAGCGTCCCACAAAGAGGACTAGTTAATCCCAACTCCCGCTGAAATCGATTGGAGTTGGATGTGATACAGTGCGGGATCATCTCATCATCATGGCACGGACACGAACGCAACCGTGCGGgcaaatgttgctgctgccttcGATCACCGTagtactgctgctggccaTCAGTTTCGACGGGCGTGTTTCGGCCCTCTCCGAGCTGATCAAGGATGACCACCTGGAAGGACCGCACGTGTGCAAGGAGGTGGAGAAGTAAGTGCACTTCCTATCGTCCCCCCTCGTAGCGTGTACGCGATCGAGCATTGGATGGGGAATAATTACTAACCTAAGGGTGGTGGGGCAGCAAAGTGCATTATTGTTGGATGTAACGAAATTACCATGCATGCTGAACCATTTTGCAATCACCGAATGAAGGTGAAACCGCGTGTTCCCAGAGTGGAAGGGCACGCGAGGGTAGCTAATGATGGTTCAAAGTGCAGCTTTTTCGCGTCTAACTCGAAGGAGAAGTGACCGCAAAAGGGTGAACTTTGTTTGAGGAAATTATGCATTTTATCACCCTCTGAAGGtctttttaaaaataagaCAGAATCTTGACTTATTTATTCACAAAGCTTGTGAAATGTAGATTACGCGAAAATATCGAAGAGATATTCCTGAAAACTGATAATGCGTTCCATTGAAATTGATCAACCAAACGTAACTCCTGTCatcgttttccatcccgttTTTAGCATGACCGTGACGATAACGACACCTCGCGAAGAGGCGTACCAGGAGCGGTACCAGAAGTGGTGTCTCGGGATCCCTTTTCGATGCTCAGCCTACCGTATCCGGGTCCGGACAGTCAACGAAACGCGTACGATCATCAAGCAGCGTATCGTGAAAAAGTGCTGTGTCGGGTATACACTAAACGAGGAGCAAACGCAGTGCATTCCAGAATGCAAGGCTGGGTGTCGAAACGGACAATGCATCGAGCCGGACGTGTGTCGCTGCAACGAAGGATACGCTGGAAAAACCTGCAACATTAGTGAGTATCGCCGAAGTAGTCCCAAGAACTTCAACGCACCACAGAACGCTAACCAGAAGTCCTATCTTTCCGCTACTTTAGAATGTCCTCCGGATCTATGGGGCTCGGATTGTGCGCAACGGTGTAAATGCGCGAATGGATCGGTTTGCAATGCGGCAGATGGTAGCTGTACGTGTAAGCGCGGATACAAGGGTCGCTACTGTGAGGAGAAGTGTCCAAAGAATCATTTTGGACAAGATTGTGCCGAAATTTGCCAGTGCGAAAATGGTGGAACGTGTGACCACGAGTCCGGCGCGTGTTTCTGCGCTGCGGGATTCACAGGACCTCTGTAAGTAACCTGGATCTGGCGTGTCCTCACGAATTCACAGGGttaatcgtttgtttttgtttctagcTGTACGGAAAGCTGCCCTGCCGGGACACACGGTACCAAGTGCCAGTCGAAGTGCCGCTGCCAAAACGGTGGAACGTGCGATCCTGTGACGGGTAAGTGTATTTGTCCGGCCGGGTACACTGGGATGGTGTGCGCAAACCGTTGCCAACCTGGGTTGTACGGTGTCGGATGTACACAACGGTGCGAATGCTTCAACGGAGCCGACTGTAACCGTGTGACGGGCCAGTGCATCTGCGCTCCCGGGTTCATGGGCGCGAAGTGTCTTGACTCCTGTCCCAACACCTTGTACGGGGTCAACTGCACGGAAACGTGCCGATGTCTCAACGGGGCACCCTGTGATACGGCCGATGGAAGCTGTACGTGTCCGGATGGCTGGACTGGTGCCGATTGCGGACAGCGGATCTGTCCGTCCAACCGATACGGTGCCAACTGCACCAGCGTCTGCGATTGCAACTGGAACAACACGAAAATGTAATGCGTGTGCGAGTCCTTTTTAACCCCATTAGTGCTCATGTTTattcgtgtttcttttttgtttttggttccTACTTTTCGCGTGCCTTTTCCGTCTGGGTGTTCGGTTCCAGGTGCCATCCATGGACCGGAAAATGTCTCTGCCATCCTGGCTGGAGCAACAGCGCGTGTGATAGACCGTGCCGTTTCCTGCGCTACGGACAGGACTGCCAGCTGACGTGCAACTGCAAAAATTCCTCCCCCTGTTCGCACATTGacggtttgttttaatttcatttttagtTTCGCTCCATACAAATGCGCTGCGTTGCATCAATTCTTTCGTTTCGTAGCATGGTTTCTATTAAtcgatgtgttttgtttcgtattttgttttatttcccgcaTGTTTGGGGTTTCCTTCCCTCCTTGATCGCCATCTCTGATCCACGCTGGTGGGCTAAACAGGATCGTGCCAATGCATCGCCGGCTTTAAGGGTGAAAGCTGCGAGGAACCGTGCTCCAACAACACGTATGGGCAGAACTGCAGCGAACGATGCCAGTGCCTGAACGGGGCCACGTGCGAAGGCGACTCGGGCAAGTGCCTGTGTGCACCGGGTTGGCAGGGCATCAAGTGTGACCGGCCCTGCGATGCCCAGCATTACGGGCACGACTGCACGGAGCAGTGCCGCTGTCAAAATGGTGGTGTTTGCAACCCGATCAACGGCCAGTGTATCTGTCCGGCAGGTTTTACAGGCGAGGTGTGTGATAGGAAGTGCGATTCCGGCCGGTTCGGACAGAATTGCGAGCAAGCGTGCGATTGCCACATAGGAAATGCACTGGCCTGCAACGCAACCACTGGGCGCTGCATTTGTAAGGCTGACTGGGGCGGTGAGTGATGAATACTTTACATACGAAGCAGTGGGACATCTACATAAGGGATAGAGGGCGCCTTCCTTGgtgtcggttcggtttcgttttagcATCGACATGGCTGATTAGCCTCTGTTTATTGTATCCCTCTGTCTTAAACCACTTCTAATATTGAGTTGTTTCCGGTTTCAGGTGTCCGTTGTGAGAGCCGTTGCCCACTGGGATACTTCGGAGAGAGCTGCAGCGATATCTGCACCTGCCACAACAACTCATCCTGTGATCCAATAACGGGTTCCTGTATCTGTTCGCGAGGATGGACTGGCCCGACGTGTAGCGATCCTTGCCCGAAGGGTTTCTTCGGCCACGGTTGCATGGAACGATGCCCCGGATCAGCGGAGTACAACAGGACGTGCAATCCAATCACTGGCCGTTATAGTTGTCCTCCTGGCTATATCGGACCGACGTGCGAACATCCCTGCTCGACTGGCCTGTTTGGGCAGGACTGCCAGTATCCATGTAGTTGCAAGAACGGTGGTGAATGTTCGCACGTCACCGGCCAGTGCCAGTGTCCGCCTGGCTGGACCGGACCCCGGTGCGAGACAGTCTGCGAGGACATGTATTATGGCACCAATTGCAGTCAACGGTGCAATTGCCACAATAATGCAAAATGCCGCAAGAACGATGGCAACTGCATCTGCGAAGCTGGCTGGATGGGACACCGGTGCGATGAAGTGTGCCCGGATGGGTTCTACGGCAACCATTGTATGAATGCGTGCGAGTGCCCTGCCGGGAACTACGTATGCCACGCGGCGAAGGGATGCGTTTGCATGGTCGGCTTCACCGGCCGGAACTGCGACGAGCGAATGACGAATAAGTTCACCCAAGAGCGCATCGAAGAAGGTAAGCTACAGTGGCCGGGAAGGAAGATGCTGATTTTTTCTGCTGATCCAAAGtcgggtttttgtgttttattggtTGGTGGGCTTCgggattatttaaaaaaaatgtttcttttcgcgGGTAGTTGATGGGCCGTGTTAACATTTTTGAACATTATTTCTATGATAATGTTTGTAGTA encodes:
- the LOC128722913 gene encoding protein draper, with the translated sequence MARTRTQPCGQMLLLPSITVVLLLAISFDGRVSALSELIKDDHLEGPHVCKEVENMTVTITTPREEAYQERYQKWCLGIPFRCSAYRIRVRTVNETRTIIKQRIVKKCCVGYTLNEEQTQCIPECKAGCRNGQCIEPDVCRCNEGYAGKTCNIKCPPDLWGSDCAQRCKCANGSVCNAADGSCTCKRGYKGRYCEEKCPKNHFGQDCAEICQCENGGTCDHESGACFCAAGFTGPLCTESCPAGTHGTKCQSKCRCQNGGTCDPVTGKCICPAGYTGMVCANRCQPGLYGVGCTQRCECFNGADCNRVTGQCICAPGFMGAKCLDSCPNTLYGVNCTETCRCLNGAPCDTADGSCTCPDGWTGADCGQRICPSNRYGANCTSVCDCNWNNTKMCHPWTGKCLCHPGWSNSACDRPCRFLRYGQDCQLTCNCKNSSPCSHIDGSCQCIAGFKGESCEEPCSNNTYGQNCSERCQCLNGATCEGDSGKCLCAPGWQGIKCDRPCDAQHYGHDCTEQCRCQNGGVCNPINGQCICPAGFTGEVCDRKCDSGRFGQNCEQACDCHIGNALACNATTGRCICKADWGGVRCESRCPLGYFGESCSDICTCHNNSSCDPITGSCICSRGWTGPTCSDPCPKGFFGHGCMERCPGSAEYNRTCNPITGRYSCPPGYIGPTCEHPCSTGLFGQDCQYPCSCKNGGECSHVTGQCQCPPGWTGPRCETVCEDMYYGTNCSQRCNCHNNAKCRKNDGNCICEAGWMGHRCDEVCPDGFYGNHCMNACECPAGNYVCHAAKGCVCMVGFTGRNCDERMTNKFTQERIEEGSSSFVVWTVVLTIVFVCIIGIMLFHYRRRVANLKAEVNHVVNYMTQEQPSHFDNPVYTRTGGANAAAANGAPGGHSTEYPPIEGRTGLLRNVLPNNLRDAMSGLRRQNQDKYCYPDNEYGVDKSYSITHYGPESLKNLEADMTNPNCFKDHVYDEIRLKDSIAALSRDSNYATIYTEYDHLDYSRPGSSHKAHYFRMTDGSNVNSSVPSSPLPNGAVAGTSRGGSPKAINVLREANAGPINNLSAPPRTNLLPAVPSTVGTAEAKCTNTDVHLGNDLSSSSNSSPTPSSSSPSQQQRLVDGDDIYLPMTAGNVVPGSSTSSSGSEFAGLTIPDHQLNIKE